A stretch of DNA from Tsuneonella amylolytica:
CATCAGCCTATCTCGCTGCGCGTGCGGCAGCAACCGTGCGGATCGCGCCCTCGCGATCCGACCGGTCATGTTGGGGGATGATCGACATGATGCGCAGCGGACTTCTTCTCGCGAGCGTCGCGTTGCTAGCCGGTGCGATCACCCGCCCGCGGACGATCTCGGAAGTGAAGGCCTGGCTGACCGCCGAGTAAGCGCGGAGAGCACGGCAGGTGGTGGCGACGGGGGGAACGCCCTAGCGCATCAGCCCGCCGATGAGGTTGCGCACGAAGCGCCCCACGTAAGGTCCGGCCAGATCGGTCGCGATGGAGCCGGCGGCGCTGCTGGCGGCGGTCTTCATCGGGCTGGCGCGCGATTTCTTGCCGAGGATCGCGCCCGCCGCGATCGACGCGCCCGAACCCAGCGCGGCCCCGGTCGCGCGCTTCGCCGCCTTGCCCCAGATCGAGGTATGCTTGCGTTCGCGCTTGCCGACTTCCGCGCGGCTGGTCTCCTCGACCTCTTCGGCAGTGGCCGCCGCATCGGCAGCCTTCTGCGCGATGACTTCCTCGGCGCTCTCGCGGTCGACCGCGGTGTCGTACTTGCCATCCCACGGGCTAACCGACTGGATGATCGCGCGCTCCTTGGCGTCGATCGGGCCGAGCCGGCTGCGCGGCGGCTTGATCTTCGTGCGCTGGACGACCGACGGCGCGCCGTCCTCCATCAGCGTGGACACGAGCGCCTCGCCCGTCTTCAGTTCGGTGATGGTCTGCTCGATGTCGAGACCGGGGTTCAGGCGGAAGGTCTCCGCCGCAGCCCGGATCGCCTTCTGATCGCGCGCGGTGAAGGCGCGCAGGGCATGCTGCACCCGGTTGCCGAGTTGCCCGGCGACCTTCTCGGGAATGTCGATCGGGTTCTGCGTGACGAAGTAGACGCCCACCCCCTTCGAACGGATCAGGCGGACGACCTGTTCGACCTTGTCCATCAGGGCATCGGGAGCCTCGTCGAACAGGAGATGCGCCTCGTCGAAGAAGAACACGAGCTTCGGCTTGTCGGGGTCGCCTACCTCGGGCAGCACCTCGAACAATTCGGCGAGCAGCCAGAGCAGGAACGTGGCGTAGAGCTTGGGACTGCGCATCAGCTTTTCGGCGGCGAGCACGTTGATCATTCCGCGCCCCTTCTCGTCGACCCGGATGAAATCGGCTATTTCCAACGCGGGTTCGCCGAAGAACATGTCCGCCCCTTGCGCCTCGAAACTGAGGAGCTGGCGTTGGATCACTCCGATCGTCTGGCGCGAGACGTTGCCGTACTTCGCGGTCAGTTCCTTCGCGTGTTCGGCGGTGTAGGCCAGCATCGCCTGCAGGTCGCCGAGATCGAGCAGCAACAGTCCCTGTTCGTCGGCGAAACGGAAGACGACGTTGAGGACGCCTTCCTGCGTCTCGTTCAGTTCCAGCAGGCGGGCCAGGAGCAGCGGCCCCATTTCCGAAATCGTCGTGCGAACGGGATGCCCCTGTTCGCCGAACAGGTCCCAGAACACCGTCGGATTGTCGCTATAGCCGTAGTCGTCCATCCCGAGCTCGACCGCACGCTGTTCGAGCGCGGCGGCGTGCTTGAACGAGGGGGAGCCGGGCATCGCGATGCCGCTGAGGTCGCCCTTCACGTCGGCGAGGAACACCGGCACGCCCGCGGCGGAGAAGCTTTCCGCGAGCCCCTGCAACGTCACCGTCTTGCCGGTGCCGGTCGCCCCCGCGACGAGGCCGTGGCGATTGGCGCGGCCGAGTTCGAGGTACTGCTTCTCGCCGCTCTCGGCGAGGCCGATGAAAATCTGGCCCACGTGTCGCATACTCCCGCTGCGTCGCTCCCCGCATCTAGTGGGCAGGGCGCCGCAGGCGGTCAAGCGCCCTCGACAGCGAAGCGCGAGGCGCTAAGGCGGTTCGCATGGCCGGGCGCGCCCCTCTCGTACTGCTCGACGACGCGCGCGGCGGCGGCGCGGCGGACGCACACCTGTTCGAGAATCCCCGCCAGACCTTCGTTGCCCACCGCGCCGCCGACGTGGCAGCGGTGCTCGGCGCCGCCGATGCCGCCCGCCGCGAAGGCGGTACGCTGGCGGGCTTCCTCGCTTACGAGGCGGGCCTCGCTCTCGAACCCAGGCTGGCGGAACGCGCCGACGCGCGAACCGGCGCGGCGGGACCGCTCGTATGGCTGGGCCTGTTCGACGATCCGCGCACCATCGCGGCAGACGAGGTGGCCGGTTGGCTAGCCGAACGCGCGGGCGGCGCCGCCAGCCTCGGCCCGCTCGTGCCGCAAGTGTCTCCGGGAGCGTACGCCGAAGCATTCGCCGCGCTGCAGGATGCGATCCGGGCGGGCGACATCTACCAGGCGAACCTGACCTTCCCCCTTGCGGGCAGCTACCGGGGCGATCCGCTGGCGCTCTATGCGGCCCTGCGGAACGACGCGAAGAGCGGCTACGGCGGGGTGGTCTTCGACGGACAGCACTGGCTGCTCAGCCTGTCGCCCGAACTGTTCGTGAGCCTGAAGGGACCAGACGCCAAAGCGAAGCCGATGAAGGGCACTCGTCCTCGCGGCGGCGATGCGGCGCAGGATACCGCCCATGCCGAGGAACTCGCCGGGTCCGCCAAGGACAAGGCCGAGAACCTGATGATCGTCGACCTCATGCGCAACGACCTGTCGCGCGTTGCCGAGCCGGGCAGCGTGCGGGTCGAGGCGCCGTTCGCGGTCGAGACCTATCCCACGCTCCACACCATGACGACGACGGTCCGCGCCCGCCTTGCCGCTGGGAAAGGCGCGATGGACCTCGTTCGGGCGCTGTTCCCGTGCGGATCGATCACCGGCGCGCCCAAGATCCGCGCGATGCAGCTGATCGACGCGGTAGAGCGCGATGCGCGAGGGCCCTATTGCGGGGCGATCGGCCGGATCGAACCCAGCGGCGACGCGGCCTTCAACGTCGCCATCCGCACCTTGCGCTTGACCGAGATCGAGAACGCGCACGGGTCCGCCATGCTCGGCGTCGGCGGCGCGATCGTGGCCGACAGCGAACCCGCCGCCGAATGGCGCGAGGCCAACGTCAAGGCGGGGTTCGCCGGGCGCTCGGCCGCCGGGTTCGACCTGATCGAGGCGATGAAGTTCGATCCCGAGACAGGCATCGAGCTTCTCGAATTCCATCTCGAACGCATGAAGGCGAGTGCAGCGGCGCTCGGTTTCGCCTTCGACCGTCATGCCGCGCGCAACCGCATCCAGGCGCTGTGCTTCGATCTGGAGGATCCCGCCAAGGTTCGCCTGTTCCTTGCGCGCAGCGGGGTGACCGCGCTGGAAGCGCAACCTCTGGGCGAGATACCAGCGGCCATGACCGCCATCGCCCTGCCGATACCCGTCGATACCGGCGACCTGCGCCTTGCGCACAAGACGTCCGACCGCTGGTTCTACGACGCAGGAAGCGACGCCGCGCGCGAAACAGGGGCCGATACCGCGCTGTTCGTTCGTGACGACGGGCGCGTCACCGAAGGCATGACTGCAAACCTCTTTGTCGAGAGGGACGGCGTTTTGCTTACCCCGCCGGCCTCCCTCGGTCTCCTGCCGGGCGTGCTGCGGCGCTCGCTGATCGACGGCGGCAAGGCCCGCGAGACCGACCTGACGCTGGACGACCTCGAAGGGGGCTTCCTGCTCGGCAACGCCGTGCGCGGCCTCGTACCGGCAAGGCTGCTACCGTGATCCCGATCCTGTTCGAGGACGGCGAGGCGCTGGTCGTCGACAAGCCCGCGGGCCTGCCGATCGAGCGGCCGCGCGCGGGCGGGCGCTCGCTCGAGGATAATCTCGCCGAACTGCGACTGGGTTTTCAGCGCGATCCGGTCGCGGTTCACAGGCTCGACACCGACACCAGCGGCTGCCTGCTGCTTGCGCGCAATCCGAAAGCGCTCGTCCGGTTCAACCGCGCATTCGAGGAACGCGTCGTCGCCAAGCGCTACATCGGCCTGGTCGCCGGGGATGTCTCAGAAGACGAAGGAACGATCGAACTCTCGCTCAGCAAGATCAGCTCGGCGGAGAAGGGCTGGCGCATGATCCCGGCCAGGAAAGGCAAGCCGGCGGTCACCCACTGGCGCAAGCTGGCGGCGCACGGCGGCTTGACCCTCGTCGAGTTCCGGCCCGAAACCGGACGCACCCACCAAATCCGCGTTCATGCCGCGAGCGCATTCGGGGCGGCGCTGGCCGGCGACCCCGTCTATGGCAGCAAGCGCACGGGCCCGCGCACCATGCTTCACGCGATCGGCCTGGAGGTTCCGCGCGAGGGTAAGCCGCCGATCGTTGCCCATGCTCCGCTGCCCGCCGATTTTGCGGCGATGGGCTTCGCGCATGAATGAAGCGGACGAAACGGTCGCCCGCGCCATGTCGATCGCCGGCGAAAGTTTCATCGCCGCTTCGGGCCCCGGCGGGCAGAACGTCAACAAGGTGGCGACCGCGGTCCAGCTGCGGCTCGACGTGTTCGCGCTGCGCCTGCAGCCCCAGGTCTTCGCACGGCTGAAGACCGCGGCCGGCAGCCGCATGACCGCGGGCGGCGAGATCGTGCTGACCGCACGCCGGTTCCGGACGCAAGAGGCCAACCGCGCCGATGCGCGCGAGCGGCTGGAGGCGCTGCTGCGCGGTGCGTTCGATGCCCCTGCGAAGCGCGCCAAGACCCGCCTCAACCGGATCGGCAAGGAAGCGCGCATCAAGGCCAAGAAAACCCGCGGCGCGGTAAAGGCCAATCGTGGCAAGGTGGAGTGGTGAGCAGGACCCGCGCGGCTTGACTTTCCACCCCGATTCGATCAATGGCCCGCCCCGACGGGCGGTGCGCGTGCGCCGCCCTTGATGTTTTTCGGGCCAGCTGTGGCCTTTCAACGAATCAGGAACTTGCCATGGCGAAGCCCGCAACCGTCAAGATCCGGCTGGTCTCGACCGCCGACACCGGTTTCTTCTACGTGACGAAGAAGAACCCGCGCAACCACACCGAGAAGTTCACCTTCCGCAAGTACGACCCGGTTGCCAAGAAGCACGTCGAATTCAAGGAAGCCAAGATCAAGTGATCTTCCTGAACCGCCGGAACCGGACAGGTTCACAGGTGGTTCAACGCTCCGCACCCAGAACCCGGAGCATGGCTAAGTTGAAAAATCTCCCCAAGATCACCCTGCGCGCCGCGATTGCCGGCGCGCTGGCCGTTGGCGCCCCTGCGGCGCTGTTGACCCTGCCTGCTGCCCCGGCGACCGCCGCGGCCGGCGATCTCGATGCAGCGGTCACCGCGCTGCGCGGCATCTCCACGATGAAGGCCGACTTCACGCAGACCGACCGGAAGGGCCAGACCCTGAGCGGCGTTCTGACGCTGAAGCGCCCCGGCAAGATCCGCTTCGAGTACGGCAAGGGCGCCAACATGCTCGTCGTCTCGAACGGCAAGTCGCTCTATCTCGTCGACTACGAGGTGAACCAGGTCCAGCGCTGGCCGATCGGCAACTCGCCGCTGGGCGCCCTGCTCGATCCCAGCCGCGACGTGAAGAAATACGGCAAGCTGATCCCGTCGGGCAGCGACAACGTCGTCAGTGTCGAGGTGCGCGATTCCAAGCACCCGGAATACGGCGTGATCACGATGATCTTCGTCAAGAACGCCAGTGCGCCGGGCGGCCTGCAGCTCACCAACTGGGTCGCGCTCGACGCGCAGAACGGGCGGACCACGGTTCGCCTGTCGAACCAGCGTTACGGCGTGGCGGTCGCGGACAGCGCGTTCACCTTCAAGGACCCGCGCCGTTCGTCCGGTCGACGCTGACGAACGGCTCGTCCGCCCGCCGTTCGCCGGTTGCGACGGGATGCTTTCAGGCGTTCATGCACCGGCAATCGAAGCGGGCGTAAACCATCTCTCGCAGGACGGTTCGAGGTGGGTTTCCCCCCTGTTGCCCTGACCTCATAAGAGGCCGCCTGCACAAAGCGTGACGAACGCTCAAACGGAACCCTCGCGCCAATGCCCCCGGC
This window harbors:
- the pabB gene encoding aminodeoxychorismate synthase component I; amino-acid sequence: MAGRAPLVLLDDARGGGAADAHLFENPRQTFVAHRAADVAAVLGAADAARREGGTLAGFLAYEAGLALEPRLAERADARTGAAGPLVWLGLFDDPRTIAADEVAGWLAERAGGAASLGPLVPQVSPGAYAEAFAALQDAIRAGDIYQANLTFPLAGSYRGDPLALYAALRNDAKSGYGGVVFDGQHWLLSLSPELFVSLKGPDAKAKPMKGTRPRGGDAAQDTAHAEELAGSAKDKAENLMIVDLMRNDLSRVAEPGSVRVEAPFAVETYPTLHTMTTTVRARLAAGKGAMDLVRALFPCGSITGAPKIRAMQLIDAVERDARGPYCGAIGRIEPSGDAAFNVAIRTLRLTEIENAHGSAMLGVGGAIVADSEPAAEWREANVKAGFAGRSAAGFDLIEAMKFDPETGIELLEFHLERMKASAAALGFAFDRHAARNRIQALCFDLEDPAKVRLFLARSGVTALEAQPLGEIPAAMTAIALPIPVDTGDLRLAHKTSDRWFYDAGSDAARETGADTALFVRDDGRVTEGMTANLFVERDGVLLTPPASLGLLPGVLRRSLIDGGKARETDLTLDDLEGGFLLGNAVRGLVPARLLP
- a CDS encoding RluA family pseudouridine synthase, which gives rise to MIPILFEDGEALVVDKPAGLPIERPRAGGRSLEDNLAELRLGFQRDPVAVHRLDTDTSGCLLLARNPKALVRFNRAFEERVVAKRYIGLVAGDVSEDEGTIELSLSKISSAEKGWRMIPARKGKPAVTHWRKLAAHGGLTLVEFRPETGRTHQIRVHAASAFGAALAGDPVYGSKRTGPRTMLHAIGLEVPREGKPPIVAHAPLPADFAAMGFAHE
- the arfB gene encoding alternative ribosome rescue aminoacyl-tRNA hydrolase ArfB, with protein sequence MNEADETVARAMSIAGESFIAASGPGGQNVNKVATAVQLRLDVFALRLQPQVFARLKTAAGSRMTAGGEIVLTARRFRTQEANRADARERLEALLRGAFDAPAKRAKTRLNRIGKEARIKAKKTRGAVKANRGKVEW
- a CDS encoding helicase HerA-like domain-containing protein, whose amino-acid sequence is MGQIFIGLAESGEKQYLELGRANRHGLVAGATGTGKTVTLQGLAESFSAAGVPVFLADVKGDLSGIAMPGSPSFKHAAALEQRAVELGMDDYGYSDNPTVFWDLFGEQGHPVRTTISEMGPLLLARLLELNETQEGVLNVVFRFADEQGLLLLDLGDLQAMLAYTAEHAKELTAKYGNVSRQTIGVIQRQLLSFEAQGADMFFGEPALEIADFIRVDEKGRGMINVLAAEKLMRSPKLYATFLLWLLAELFEVLPEVGDPDKPKLVFFFDEAHLLFDEAPDALMDKVEQVVRLIRSKGVGVYFVTQNPIDIPEKVAGQLGNRVQHALRAFTARDQKAIRAAAETFRLNPGLDIEQTITELKTGEALVSTLMEDGAPSVVQRTKIKPPRSRLGPIDAKERAIIQSVSPWDGKYDTAVDRESAEEVIAQKAADAAATAEEVEETSRAEVGKRERKHTSIWGKAAKRATGAALGSGASIAAGAILGKKSRASPMKTAASSAAGSIATDLAGPYVGRFVRNLIGGLMR
- the rpmG gene encoding 50S ribosomal protein L33 is translated as MAKPATVKIRLVSTADTGFFYVTKKNPRNHTEKFTFRKYDPVAKKHVEFKEAKIK
- a CDS encoding LolA family protein gives rise to the protein MAKLKNLPKITLRAAIAGALAVGAPAALLTLPAAPATAAAGDLDAAVTALRGISTMKADFTQTDRKGQTLSGVLTLKRPGKIRFEYGKGANMLVVSNGKSLYLVDYEVNQVQRWPIGNSPLGALLDPSRDVKKYGKLIPSGSDNVVSVEVRDSKHPEYGVITMIFVKNASAPGGLQLTNWVALDAQNGRTTVRLSNQRYGVAVADSAFTFKDPRRSSGRR